From the Argentina anserina chromosome 3, drPotAnse1.1, whole genome shotgun sequence genome, the window aatgttgatttgtcttcggacttgatttttgtacaatatgatgtgagattattgtacgtgtttggcaagtcggaacctagcctttggccgggcgaaagttacgatacagttagagctctagtctgtctgccggagtactgcatgtgaggtaacaggtggttatcggctcatgagtactcatattgttgtgatgttgggtagcaagtggttacccaatatcggcggtgtactacgtgaggggtaacagatgtgtaccagcgttcattagtacccgtattataaatgtattagggtaaccagaagggttgcccgatttctcatgagcactttcatttcatatatgtttGGGACAACCAAATGGGCCGttcattgactcatgagtgcatttatatttgttgatttatgGATtgttcgtatatattgatatgcgaattatattttcattttactcatacgagctataagcttaccgggtttgtatttacaatcccggtgcaccaattcgatggtgtaggggataattccgcatgtgttgattagtggagattgagagacgactccggagacgcgaagttgttcattatcctgcttgtggtgaggtttatagtgcggatttgtgtgtgagaacttgtgagaatttatttgtgagttttgtgagagattgtgaggattattagaTTTCCAAtttatataatgttgaattataaatttggtttgtaataattggttgtctgagttgtattgtgaactcagtaatgatccgctgtacatttaaacgattttgattcgttgagattgttttggtgtttctcgactttgaaattttgagttttctgctcgaaattttagggtcgttacatgcAATTCTCAGACAAGGACAATGGTCTCACACTGGAGAGGTAGGATAACTTCATTATCAGCCAAAATGCACATACATCAAAAGAGGTCTCATACCAAGGTAAGTTATGACATAAGCGTCAAACCAATGACAAACACCTTCACATAGAATAACCGCAAAAACCTAAGGCTACTAACCACAAACCGAACATTCCATTAACTTCTATAGAAGATACTACGTCGCCTAATGACCGCAATTGGTGTGCAACAAATAATATCCAGAGTAGAACATAAAGATTTGTACCCAATAGCTTTAGGTAAAACGACAAACTCTACATATATACGTCTCACCCGACTCCCACACAGTAGGATTGCTTGTAGGAGCATTAGGCCTAGCAACAACCCTCGCCAAAGACATAGGACTAGAGACCGCTGCCAAGAATGAGCATGACCCTTCGTCACCGATGTAAAATCGAAATCTGGCCTTGTTCTCTGGCTGGCCCCTAATCCCCACCATCTCTGCACGGTTTGCAAACCTACACAAGCCAATCGCTGCAACCACAACCAGTGCTAATAGCACCGTCATCAATCGTAGACCAGCAACAATATGATCGGAGAAGTCGACGAGGAGCTTCTCGCCACCAACACGATCAACGTTGAGGGACCTCCCCACACCGCCATACCCACTCAATCCACAGTCACCGCTGCCTTGCTCGAGAGAAAAGCGCCGCCGCTGCTTGTAGAATCCTAGGTTTTGAGAAAATCCTCTCCGAGACTTTTGGAGGCGCTCTCCCATACCTTCTCGTCTCACACTCTTACGAAATGATCAAGTCTAGCTTTATAAATTACCGTGATGAATTAATCCTGTGTATCCAACGTACTTTAAAAACTGTTACAATTCATCGAGTTCAATACGATAGCAATAAAAGATCTTAATAGTTTAATAGTTAAATGTGTCACACTTCTTCTGTGTCAACCTAACGGGAAACTCAGCATCAACAGCGATCTAATTGGAACCTCAGAGCATATATCTATATGGAGGTGTACGTGATGATCGAAGGAAACTAATCTGAACTTTATAAGCAATATGAAttgttaaattaattattatttacaaagatagatatatatatatatatatacatacatacttCAGATGAAGAGTTTACGTAAAATCTGTGTTGTCTTTTGcttcctagctagctagcttcaaACTCTTTCTTGAGCTGTTTGAGGAGTAGCTTGCATTTCTTGATCAGTGAAAGCAAGCTCAACAGTTGGAACGATTTCCGGAGATGCTTGACCGTGAGATGAAGTTTCTAGCTCTCCACAGAATGAAGATGTTGCATGACTTGCATCCGTTTGGTTGGTGTAGCTAAATGGACTTTCAGGCCACTTATTATTTGGTGAGCCAATAACATCATGATCTGGAGCACCAGTGATATGTCTACTGCTTTTAAAAGTACTAGACTCAACTGCTTTGTCATTAAAAATCTGGAACATGGTCCTAGTCCTTTTCCACTTGGAAGCTCTTGAATCAGAAGACATCAAAACTTGCTTATGATTGTGAAGGAAGGAAGTTGCAAATATGAGAAGAGCTGATATTGAAGCTATCCCAGCAATGAGAAATAGGATCCAAAAGCTCTCTAGGCCAAGACTACTGCCGTACAGTTTCTCGGTACCCGGATCTTTGTTgcaattgttttcttttctgatcCATTTATCTTCAAGGTTCATTATCGTCTCTCGTTCTGTCAAATTGAGGATTGCTTGTGAAACATCCGGTATAAGAGGAGAACCTTTCGGAAATACCTGTAAAGCCAACATCAAATACAAATTACATAAGAGAAATGTAGCCTCAGGAGaggaaaagagaaagagagaagaattTGTATATAGTTCTATGTGATGACAGAGATCTTACGAAGGCAAAGCCATCAGTTCTAAATATAGGTCCAATCATGGTATATTTGGAACAATATTTTGCAACAAAAACCTTCATATAGGGGGTTTCATGAAACATAGCAGCAATGCCGCCATTTCGACTCCCCTTCGAAAGAGCTACATCTATTTCTTCCATCTTTTCATAACCTTTAAGCCTGTTAGCATGAAATCCTTTTTCTATCAAGAtaccatatatataagaactcGTCATATAGCCCACATTGTCACCATTCCTCAGAAGATCATATATATCGGTGACAGTTGGTTGGAGTTGTTGAATTGTCAACAGTGACGCCAAACTAGCTGTGTAGCTCTGTGTCACAATTAGCACAACAAATATCCATATAATCATCACAAATCTTGCCAAATTACTGACCACTTTCTCCCCTGTAAGACGAAATTGAAGAAGTTAGTACTATGcaaatataaacatatatatgtctgatatggaaaaaaaaaatataaggtaCGATTAGATTAAAGTGTATAGATAATTACTTTGTGAGAAAACCATGGTTGAGAAAGAAAACCAGAAGCTTGTGCCAATTTGATTTGATGGAGAACCACGAAAATCGTCATTAACCCGATGTTCAAGAACCCAAATTACAAACCCTATGAAGATGAAAAAGCCCAGAGTCGTCATCCAAAGGTCCCATGTCAAAGGCTTCAAGAAAACCCATGCACTTTTAGTCCTCTTGTCTTGTACAGGCACAACCATCACTACACCAGACTCGGTATATGGCATAGTAAAACCTGCATATAATGACCTATTTGCTCTAATTGTTGCATCTCCAACCACAGCATCAAAAAACTGTAAGCcaacagaaaaaaaatgttgtcaagccaaaaaaaaattagacatAAACCCAATTTTGAAGCTCCCAGTTAAATCTAAACCCACACCCAAAAGTTTTTTCAATCTAAatccaaaattattttaacctaatatttttataacaaatatttttcatttagaaTGGTTTCACTTTTTTACTTTCTAGGTTGAGAAATTGAAACTCCTCCTTAAAATTAGCTTTGACCAACTACTAATTTAgttaacatttaattatatctATCATAAATGAAATATTTCATTTTGGAGAAATTTGAGAAAACCAGTATCAACATTAATTTAGAGAAATTATAGAATATACAAGAGTGAAACAAAGATATgattgaaaaatataaaaaaattcttttttaagatgattaattatttgaatttgtAATAATGAGCCTTAAATTTTGTCTTAGTTTTTGTTTCTCCATCTCTTGACGTCTATTTAGTCTCCTATAACTTTATGTTATCaaacatttttttatatatatttggaatATACTTTTTATCCTCCTACATATCCAACAGATTGAAAACACATATCATGAACCAAAACAACCCTACACACTATAATTTAAAGAACATTATGAAATCCCCATAATTATCCAATTCCAACACTATGGATGCAGATTTCACTATCTACTAAATAATTATCCACTTTACGTAAACATGTTAAACAGATGCAAATCATGTTACCTACTAAGTAGATTTTAATGCTCTATAGAATAGAACTTATTACCTCAACCTTAGATGCACAACAAAACCACACATACTCTACAGATACAAATCCAAACTAAATTGTGAAACCTACCTACTCAACAAAATTATGAAACCTACAAATCTCAACCAATACACAAGTAACCATATGAATCatctcacatatttagcaGACTTAAGgaaaaacatacatatttcataaaATCATATACTCCACTGAACAATAAGGATTATGTTTTTTACCGATTGcataaataacaaaaatacCTACTATAAGGTAGTACTTGAGTAAGAGATTTGGAGGTGATAAGGAATTTCATAAATGAAGGGATTTCAAGGTGAATGAATTAATATGAGGTGATGAGATGTTAAATTGAAGCTACAATTAAGCAATTCAGAAAACATACCAATTGTATTTGTACCAATGGCAAAGAAAGTAATTTTCATCAAGAACAAGTTTTATTTCTTAtaacaaataattatttttttatttcttgttcAAACTAACATAAAGAGTTTTAAGGGTGGATTTAGATTAAAAGGGGTATTGATTTTTGGGTCTATAATTAATTACCCAAAAAATAATGATAGTGAACAAAATTGATACTGTAAGCATAATTGTTGTATTCATTGCTCATCTTTCAACATAATGTATATCAGATATAGAAAATGCGAAGAAAATTAAGATGTACTTACCCCAGTATGTACTTGATACACCAAATCATTGTATGTGCCAGCGCTGCTTCCATTAGCCTTTGCAAAGGGAATTAACTCGTATGGTAGTGAATATGGTAAGATCTCCACTACGGCCTTGAAAACGTCAATACTAAACCCGGTGACATCCACTGTATTAGTGCTTGCATTTCCGGTCACTCTAACAGACTCTAGAAAACCATCCTTCACAGGAACTCCTATTCTCAACTTGGTACCGTTTGCCGGGATATCCCATCCTTTAGGAACCGATAACGACTCTTCAGGCCATATTatatgtaacgaccctaaaattttgagcctaaaaactcaaaatctcaaagtcgttagaacaccaaaaacaatctcaatgaaaatgaaatcatttaacgtgcatagcggatcatctctgagttccaaatacaactcagtcaaaccgattattacaaaccaaatttataattcgacattacatatgatggaaaatgtaataatcctcacaaataaaatcacaccaattctcacacacaaaatcCACGCTAGAAATCTCACCACGAACAGGACACGTACGACTTCAAATCTCCGGCGTCGTCACtcgatctccactaatcagtacctgcggaattatcccctacaccattgaattggtgcaccgggattgtaaacacaaacccggtaagcttatagctcgtatgagtaaaatgacaataccgttcgcat encodes:
- the LOC126786325 gene encoding LOW QUALITY PROTEIN: glutamate receptor 2.8-like (The sequence of the model RefSeq protein was modified relative to this genomic sequence to represent the inferred CDS: substituted 1 base at 1 genomic stop codon), which encodes MSSMENQKWSILLLFSWIFMVTAMGGESRTTLIPVNVGVIVELDESTGKMYLSCIEMALSDFYASNAHYKTRVVLNTRNSNGNVVGAAAAALDLIKNVEVKAILGPVSSTQASFVVNLGEQAHVPIVTFSATSPSLTSLQSSYFFRFAQNDLNQVKAISAIVQNFGWRRVVPIYVDDMYGEGVIPFLIDALQEVDAHVPHRSAIHELASDDKIEXELYKLMTMQTRVFIVHMKPALSSRLFAKAKEIGMMEEGFVWITTNGIGNNIKSMVSFLDSMQGLLGVESYIPRTKKLSKFISRWKRQFQQDNPKFIDVQLDAFGLRAYDAVFAVAMAIEKVAGLRFKFQKRINASSFKLTDLDTFEVSHHGSKLARALSVINFSGMAGNFNLVDKQLNVSTFKIINVNGDGPRTVGYWTPETGRVVKRLSSRSSRISTPSCDLRPIIWPEESLSVPKGWDIPANGTKLRIGVPVKDGFLESVRVTGNASTNTVDVTGFSIDVFKAVVEILPYSLPYELIPFAKANGSSAGTYNDLVYQVHTGFFDAVVGDATIRANRSLYAGFTMPYTESGVVMVVPVQDKRTKSAWVFLKPLTWDLWMTTLGFFIFIGFVIWVLEHRVNDDFRGSPSNQIGTSFWFSFSTMVFSQREKVVSNLARFVMIIWIFVVLIVTQSYTASLASLLTIQQLQPTVTDIYDLLRNGDNVGYMTSSYIYGILIEKGFHANRLKGYEKMEEIDVALSKGSRNGGIAAMFHETPYMKVFVAKYCSKYTMIGPIFRTDGFAFVFPKGSPLIPDVSQAILNLTERETIMNLEDKWIRKENNCNKDPGTEKLYGSSLGLESFWILFLIAGIASISALLIFATSFLHNHKQVLMSSDSRASKWKRTRTMFQIFNDKAVESSTFKSSRHITGAPDHDVIGSPNNKWPESPFSYTNQTDASHATSSFCGELETSSHGQASPEIVPTVELAFTDQEMQATPQTAQERV